Part of the Mixophyes fleayi isolate aMixFle1 chromosome 12, aMixFle1.hap1, whole genome shotgun sequence genome is shown below.
GGGTCCAGGAAAGGACCTCGCTCCCCGCTACGTGCGTTATCACCGGGAGATATGGAGGTTCTCAGACAACAAGCAGCACCAAGATAATACAGAACCAAAGAGCACATTGATATGAAACCCAGGAGACGTCTGTGCGGGGAGAGGGCGTGATCAGATATTAAACGTTTTTGTGGTCTATTCTGTCCATCATTTTATTAATAGCGCTAAAAAAAGAAAGTATTCGTAATgcgtattgtacatacaatgttATAGTCATtggcgttcggacatgaattgcgttcATTTACGGAGCCACCGTTCTGGCGCAGAGCGATTTCACTGCGGCATGCAAACGGCCTTACGGCCAAAGACATATCAGGCTCTCTGTGTCCTGCGTTAATTCGCTTTGATctaaatgctattttatttttatatatatgtactggACACTCTACATCCAACGACGTAACAGGTAATTGCTAGTGAGATTTAGAAGgtccccctgtcctcctcctttgttAAATTTACACCCACTAACATCTACTTCATCCCAGAACAACACAGAAACTTTCTACAAACAAGcattttttgggggaggggggccaAATTCCCAAAATCTAACagaggggacacagagggacCATTCCTTAACCCCGCACACAGATAACGCATTGTATAGCTATCAACTCGGAACAGCCAACAACATGGGTTTATTGACGGTCATCTCCTTCCTGAGTGTCTGCAAACAGGACCGGACCATAAAACAATCTCACACCTTGTGGTTTGTACCTGTGGCAATTAATCCCAGACGTTAGCATCTGCACCTCTCTTAACAAAACTCTGTGTTTACCCCCCTGTGTGTTCTTTATCCGGATATCAAGGTAAGACAACAAATAATCAGCAAAACCTCAGAGAGATAAAAGCGACTCCACGTTGGAGGCAAAAAGACCTTTAAACCTTAGTAGGTTAATCGGTTTGCGACCAATCATAGACCGATGGGAAGAGCAGAGGGCCGGCTTAGCTGGGGGCCACTTCGTTATATAAGAGGCAAGTCCAGGACCTGTGCATCATCCAAAGAATTGAGGATTATCTCCAAATCATCTCAGGTAAGAGACGTTCCCCTACCCGGGTGTCCGACACTGGTGGGGATAAATATTTCTAACAATAATGCTCATTATAGCAACATCTTTATaaagttgtttctttttttttttttaaaatgtcctttGGTGGTTTTCAAAATTTCTCTTGTTCATTCTTAAATAACCGTTCGGGGGAGAAAATTTGGGGGACTGAATTGTCCAACTTTCTTCTTTGCCGCCCTTACGTCTTTGTAATTAAAGCGCAGATTGCGGTGGATAGAAGAGAAACCAACGGTAAATTCGCCATGTCAGACATTTATGAGTATATGACATTAtgagtatatattaaatatagatgAGATTTCACACTGACTGCAGGTTATGATTCCTGATAGTTGACCGGTCCTTGATATTAGAAAAAGATTTTTGATTGGTTGATGACTTCAACGTCCAATAAGTTAATATTTTGCCTAACGCAACCTCATTTGCTGGTAAATTGCAGTGAATGATGTAGTCGATAATACAAGACAAGAAGCCGTCAGATACTTGTAATAAACCACTTAAATGTTACATTAACAAAACAGGTATAAATGGTAGAATGtgttgtagccaatcagaaacaaGCTTTCATGAGTCTAGCAGGAGATAGACCACTAGGAGATAGACCTTACAGGAGATAGACCAATGAAAGAGATTATACGATTGGCTGCTGTCAGTTACTGACACCAGGATTCCTATTATGAATCCCACACACAGGATCTCCCAATCTGCAGAGGATTTATAGAAAAACAATTCACCGGTATAGTATTTATCAGAATAATGCACAAGATTTCAATGGCTGATGTGTAACAGTGTCATGCCTGAACTTAGAACAGTTCATTAAGTGTTAGTTAAGCTGCCAAACAGCCCAATAACAGTGACCTATGTGTAATATTCCAGGACTTGTGGACtaattactgccaacatgaaggttttgGCTCTCGTCGTGCTCATCTTCGCCATCAGCGGCATGGAAGGTAAGATGAAAACATGAAAGTaaaacttaaatgtatatttttgttaggGGGCTGTAGATAGGTCAGCACTTCAGAACAGTCGTTATCACTTGGGAAACAGTAAGTTGTTCACTGCGTGCTGCCATATTTTTCTGCAAAAGTCCATCCCAAATCTCAGATCGTTGACTTGGCTGAGTAATTGAGTAAATAATTCACTATTAACAATGGTATGTGACATAGCTAAGCTTTTAATATTTCCATCATCGTGTAAACGCTGACAACTGGCGGGGTATTATAAAATAGacatttataattaatattacaaTTTGTTTTCTGCTAAAGTTCTGTAAAAGGGCTCCGTCAGTTGTGGTGCGTATACAAagctatttataattttttttcctgaCGTTCTTCGATATCTTATTTCGCTGACTCTTCACCTGCTCTGCTAAAGTTACATATAGTATCAATCATAAATTATATTGAATTAGTTCACTCCAAATGAAAGATAAGAAATCTTCCTGGGATTTACCAAGCAATCAGTTTTGAACGTGTTACAAAGCAccaaacaatatattaattatatatatatatatatatatatatatatatatatattattattttttttaatactcctTCTTTCCCCCTTGTAGGCGCTGTGGTGAAGAGAGAGGTTGACCAAGGTCTGGACAAGCTGGCCGAATTCTTCCAGGGCTGGTATGAATCCCTCAAGGTCAGCACACAGGAACTGAAGGAAAAATATGACAACGGTCAACTCCAGGCTCAAGCCGAGTACGTTCActcttattcatttttattataattattatttctaaTTGTACTTCTCCGGCGCTCATTAATCACTGCAGAATCCGACCAGCAGAGGGCTCCACTAAGAGTAACTCCTGAAGAAGGCAaaactttatatttattatctagacataggcctggccaacctgtggatctccaggtgttgtgaaactacaagtcccagcatgctttggccgTAACGGTGACggccaaggcatgctgggatttgtagtttcacaacacctggagagccacaggatgtCGGAGACCTGATGACCCCTTTACTGATCGATGGGTAGATTATAATGATGTCACCTGTTGTCTTTCTTTAGGGGAATACTGGAACAGACCAAGGACAAGGCCCAGCCAATCAAGGAAGAGATCGAGAAACTTTTTTCCAAGCTTATTGAAGCCGCCAAGCAATGGCAGTAACCGCCCAGATCCGTGTCCTGTCCCCGCACCCACCTCGTCTTATGTTATCTTATATTACTGTGTCTTTTGTGatgtattaaaacatttgtctttACCAACATGGATGTCAGTAGCTGATGTTTGGGGGATAAGAACATGACAAAAGCCGTCTCCACAATAGAGACCcaaaaaattatacaaatgaGTGATAAGCTTTTAAAGTGTCTacgcagagtggggggggggtggccaTTTTGGATGagacaatattcatgagaatgcagcctatccagtcactaggaaccagtgacatcatcatttatttatttatttatatagcgccaccaatgccgcagcgctgtacagagaactcacatcagtccctgtcccattggagcttacagtctaaatcccctaacacacacacacacacacacagacagactagggtcaatttaatagcagctaattaacctaccagtatgtttttggattgtgggaggaaaccggagcacccggaggaaacccacacaaacacggggataacatacaaactcctcacacataaggccaatggtcaggaatctaactcatgaccccagtgctgtgaggcagaagtgctaaccactgagccaccgtgctgccccgacatcaattgaccctagtctctctctctgtctgtgtgtgtatattagggaatttagactgttggctctgatggggcagggactgatgtgagtgagttctctgtacagcgctgcggaataagtggcgctatataaataaatggtaagaataataataataaagaacaaAGACACTAATATACACAATTGCATAGAAAATAGTGATACCAAatgaaaaatgtgacatgaaCATCCACGGTGTAGAGGAATCTCAGCAGCCGCTCACACCTCCTGTCCTTAGACTGTAACACCAGCAGGGTCCTCTTCACTCTTTAAAATCAGTTTAAGAAAGTATTAGTTGTACAGTGCGACGTACATACTGGTTATTAATAATAGAAGTTTACATCACACCAACAATTTACCTTAAAAACATACAATTACCAGGCAATCCATAGCTATTTCATCATGTTGTAACAATTAAATCCCAAGATATTTTTTACGAGGGCAGAGTCTGCCTGCCATACAGCCATAACTGCGTATAACGCCATATTGTACAGACGGTGGTGTCCCTGACCTCAGCTCCccatgtgtcacattcattagtgtcccctcagcgtCCCATGTGTcccattcattagtgtcccctcagctccccgtgtgccacattcattagtgtcccctcagctccccgtgtgccacattcattagtgtcccctcagctccccgtgtgccacattcattagtgtcccctcagctctctAACAGTTATTCTATCATACAGTGTGTCCTGCATATGTTATATAACAGTTATTCTATCATACAGTGTGTCCTGCATATGTTATATAAGTTATTATATCATACAGTGTGTCCTGCATATGTTATATAAGTTATTATATCATACAGTGTCCGGCATATGTTATATAAGTTATTATATCATACAGTGTGTCCTGCATATGTTATATAACAGTTATTCTATCACACAGTGTGTCCTGCATATGGTATATAAGTTATTATATCATACAGTGTCCGGCATATGTTATATAAGTTATTATATCATACAGTGTGTCCTGCATATGTTATATAACAGTTATTCTATCACACAGTGTGTCCTGCATATGGTATATAAGTTATTATATCATACAGTGTCCGGCATATGTTATATAACAGTTATTCTATCATACAGTGTGTCCTGCATATGTTATATAACAGTTATTCTATCACACAGTGTGTCCTGCATATGGTATATAAGTTATTATATCATACAGTGTCCGGCATATGTTATATAACAGTTATTATATCATACAGTGTGTCCTGCATATGTTATATAACAGTTATTCTATCACACAGTGTGTCCTGCATATGGTATATAAGTTATTATATCATACAGTGTGTCCTGCATATGTTATATAACAGTTATTCTATCACACAGTGTGTCCTGCATATGTTATATAAGTTATTATATCATACAGTGTCCGGCATATGTTATATAACAGTTATTATACCATACAGAGTGTCctgcatatattatataacagTTATTATATCATACAGTGTCCTGCATATGTTATATAACAGTTATTCTATCATACAGAGTGTCCTGCATATGTTATATAAGTTATTATATCATACAGTGTCCGGCATATGTTATATAACAGTTATTATACCATACAGAGTGTCctgcatatattatataacagTTATTATATCATACAGTGTCCTGCATATGTTATATAACAGTTATTATATCATACAGAGTGTCctgtatatgttatataacagTTATTCTATCATACAGAATGTCCTGCATATGTTATATAACAGTTATTATATCATACAGAGTGTCCTGCATATGTTATATAACAGTTATTCCATCATACAGTGTGTCCTGCATATGTTATATAACAGTTATTATATCATAGAGTGTCctgtatatgttatataacagTTATTCTATCATACAGAATGTCCTGCATATGTTATATAACAGTTATTCCATCATACAGTGTGTCCTGCATATGTTATATAACAGTTATTATATCATAGAGTGTCctgtatatgttatataacagTTATTCTATCATACAGAATGTCCTGCATATGTTATATAACAGTTATTCCATCATACAGTGTGTCCTGCATATGTTATATAACAGTTATTATATCATACAGAGTGTCctgtatatgttatataacagTTATTCTATCATACAGAATGTCCTGCATATGTTATATAACAGTTATTCCATCATACAGTGTGTCCTGCATATGTTATATAACAGTTATTATACCATACAGTGTGTCCTGCATATGTTATATAAGTTATTATATCATACAGTGTCCGGCATATGTTATATAAGTTATTATATCATACAGTGTGTCCTGCATATGTTATATAACAGTTATTCTATCACACAGTGTGTCCTGCATATGGTATATAAGTTATTATATCATACAGTGTCCGGCATATGTTATATAACAGTTATTCTATCATACAGTGTGTCCTGCATATGTTATATAACAGTTATTCTATCACACAGTGTGTCCTGCATATGGTATATAAGTTATTATATCATACAGTGTCCGGCATATGTTATATAACAGTTATTATATCATACAGTGTGTCCTGCATATGTTATATAACAGTTATTCTATCACACAGTGTGTCCTGCATATGGTATATAAGTTATTATATCATACAGTGTGTCCTGCATATGTTATATAACAGTTATTCTATCACACAGTGTGTCCTGCATATGTTATATAAGTTATTATATCATACAGTGTCCGGCATATGTTATATAACAGTTATTATACCATACAGAGTGTCctgcatatattatataacagTTATTATATCATACAGTGTCCTGCATATGTTATATAACAGTTATTCTATCATACAGAGTGTCCTGCATATGTTATATAAGTTATTATATCATACAGTGTCCGGCATATGTTATATAACAGTTATTATACCATACAGAGTGTCctgcatatattatataacagTTATTATATCATACAGTGTCCTGCATATGTTATATAACAGTTATTATATCATACAGAGTGTCctgtatatgttatataacagTTATTCTATCATACAGAATGTCCTGCATATGTTATATAACAGTTATTATATCATACAGAGTGTCCTGCATATGTTATATAACAGTTATTCCATCATACAGTGTGTCCTGCATATGTTATATAACAGTTATTATATCATAGAGTGTCctgtatatgttatataacagTTATTCTATCATACAGAATGTCCTGCATATGTTATATAACAGTTATTCCATCATACAGTGTGTCCTGCATATGTTATATAACAGTTATTATATCATAGAGTGTCctgtatatgttatataacagTTATTCTATCATACAGAATGTCCTGCATATGTTATATAACAGTTATTCCATCATACAGTGTGTCCTGCATATGTTATATAACAGTTATTATATCATACAGAGTGTCctgtatatgttatataacagTTATTCTATCATACAGAATGTCCTGCATATGTTATATAACAGTTATTCCATCATACAGTGTGTCCTGCATATGTTATATAACAGTTATTATATCATACAGAGTGTCctgtatatgttatataacagTTATTCTATCATACAGAGTGTCCTGCATATGTTATATAACAGTTATTATATCATACAGAGTGTCctgtatatgttatataacagTTATTCTATCATACAGAGTGTCCTGCATATGTTATATAACAGTTATTATATCATACAGTGTGTCCTGCATATGTTATATAACAGTTATTATATCATACAGTGTGTCCTGCATATCTCATATTAGTCTAGCACTTCCCATTACTCTGCCAGTAGTAATGATGGCCGCCAGCGCTTAGTACTGGCGTGACCGCGTCTTCCTCTTCCGGGTTCTCCTTCTCGTTCCAACATGGTGGATGAAGCCACTCGCCGGGTGGTGTCGGAGATTCCGCTCCTGAAGACCGGGGCGAGCCCCAGGGACAAGGAGCTGTGGGTGCAGCGGCTGAAGGAGGAGTACCAGACGCTCATTAAGGTGGGGGCAGTGTCACATCGTAATCTGTCCCCCCGAGAACATAGTAATGGGTGAGAGGTTCCGGGTGGGAGAATGCCTGTCATCCTGGGGAGACCAAACTGTGAGACTCAGGTTTCTGGGGTCACACCTATGGCAGTAGGGGATGGCTTGAAATCacccccattatatatatatatatatatatatatatatatatatatatatatattctttatacagCACCCCAATTCTATATTCAGTATCCTCAATTTAGAGTATTTGACTTCTTCCCCATAAAAGGGCTCGCTGCGTGATTACATGTAGCTCCATGACACGGTCCCAAGCCGTAGGCTCTATGGCTGGATTGTGCAGTTTGGCAGGTCTCCTGTAGCGCCCCATTCATCCAGTGACGGCTCCGTAGAGCCCTCCGTTGTCTAATGACTCCACCTCCAGTTCCCCCAGTGGTAGCAGTGCACCCCCTTTTCCCAATCTCTTTATTGGAGATGAGCCATTGCTGTATATACAACTATTAGCCATGTGTATCCCACTCCCTCGTACCAGGGTACTGAGCACCGGGAACCCGAGCTATAAGGATATCTTGCTCTCACCCTGTATGGATCTGTTCTCTGCCAATGTACTGTAAATTTATTTTCCTCTTACTCCACAGTATGTTGAAAATAACAAGAAAGCCGACAACGATTGGTTCCGATTAGAATCCAACAAAGAAGGGACCAGGTACGACCTGCAGACCCGACTGGGTGATACGTCGCCCCTCTCTCAGCCGCTTCAGCCCTTGTGCCAGTGTTAGGCTGGCACCACGGACAGATTACCGCAtgacctctcttttctctctcctttctAGATGGTTTGGTAAATGCTGGTACATTCACGAGCTCCTGAAGTACGAGTTTGACGTTGAGTTTGATGTGAGTGCTTCTCAGACCGGTTATCCCGTCACAAATCTCGTCTTACGGAGAACTTGGacaatgtttgattttttttttgccccaaATCTTTATGTTTTCTCCCTTCTGTAGATCCCGGTCACTTATCCCGCCACAGCCCCTGAAATAGCCATTCCAGAACTAGATGGGAAGACGGCGAAAATGTACAGGTACGAGGTGAAAGCTTGTATCACCCATATAACATTTAAGGTTAAAAACGGAACAAAAAGACTGTGTGAGCTtaagaataataacagaataCGTTTATATATAAAGGATGTGTGAGTCAATCTGTAATCCAACATGGATTCCTCCTGGGGATGGACTTGTGTATCATGATTACAACATCCCAGAAAGAAATAGAGGCCAACCAAATTGTAAAAACCTTTTCTCTGCTATTTGAAGAACATCTGGATACTGTGTTGTTGCTGTGAATACTTTAAAGCAttgatctttatttatttattttttcacatggatgcaaaaaatataattttatttctttttgttttgtatctatTCCTCTTCAGGGGAGGGAAAATCTGTCTGACAGAACACTTCAAGCCCTTGTGGGCGCGGAAC
Proteins encoded:
- the UFC1 gene encoding ubiquitin-fold modifier-conjugating enzyme 1, which produces MVDEATRRVVSEIPLLKTGASPRDKELWVQRLKEEYQTLIKYVENNKKADNDWFRLESNKEGTRWFGKCWYIHELLKYEFDVEFDIPVTYPATAPEIAIPELDGKTAKMYRGGKICLTEHFKPLWARNVPKFGLAQLMALGLGPWMAVEIPDLISKGLVKHKDD
- the APOA2 gene encoding apolipoprotein A-II gives rise to the protein MKVLALVVLIFAISGMEGAVVKREVDQGLDKLAEFFQGWYESLKVSTQELKEKYDNGQLQAQAEGILEQTKDKAQPIKEEIEKLFSKLIEAAKQWQ